TGATACTGATCAAGATCGACCAGCGCAGCAAGGAAGCCGCCAAGGTCCAGGAAATCCTCACGGAATACGGCTGCAACATCAAGGTGCGCCTGGGCTTGCACGAAGTTTCCAAGGATTTCTGCGCCAACGACGGTTTGATCGTCCTCGAAGTGGAAGGCGACAAGCGCAAGCTGAACAAGATGATCAAGCTGCTGAGCGCGGTGGAGTACGTCCAGGCCCAACTGGTCGAGATGTAAGCTCCCCCCGCTTACAAAGCAATGGCAGTTGTTCCCCGATCAGGAATGGCTGCCTTTTTTTGCTCGTGAATATCCTGCCGATCCGGTCAGCAGGGTTCCATTTTTCCGGGTTTTTTTCTCTTGACCGGATGAATCCGGCGGACCGACCAGATAAATCTGGCGTTCCGGCCTGCGCCAGCCCCTTTTGCCCTGCTCCCCTTTTCCCCTTCGTGTTAATTCGTGGAATTCGTGGACCCTATCCCTTTTGCCCTTTTCCCCTATTCCCCTTTTGCCCGCCTTTCTCGACCCCGGATCAGTTGATCAGCTTGGAATCGGTGACCTCGATGAAGCGGGCGAGGTTTTCGTCCTGGCTCTTCAGGTCTTCCAGGGTCTTGCGTCTGATCTCGACCTTGGTGGGGGGCTGGGTTTCCAGGAGTTCCAGTTCGAGCCGGACGGGGTGGCTGAAAAACTCGCTCAGGACTTGTTGGATCTCTTCTTTCTTGCCCGAAAGGGTGTTGTGATAGGTGGTGGTTTTAACCTTGAGGCGGAGTTTGTTCCCGTTGAGGGCTTCGAATTCCGAATCGGCCAGCGCCATGCCGGTTATATTGCTGCCCGGCCTGATCCTGGCGATCAGCCTGTCCCGGACCTTGAGGAGGTTTTCCTGGTTGAATTCCAGTTTCGCGTGGGTTTCGGGTTCGGGGGCATGCGTTTGTTCAGCCTTTTTCTGAGGCACGCTCTGCGGAATGGGCTGAGGCGCGGGTTTCTGGACCGGGCTGGCGCTCCTGGCCACGGGCTGGGAGGAGAGCTTGGACAGTATCTGCGAGATATCCTCCATCTCATCCAGGCGGCAGAGTTTGATCATCATCATCTCGAATATCAGGTAGGGGTTGCCGCTGCTTTTGATCTCAGTTCTGGTCTGCATCAGCAGGCTCATGACATAAAGCAGGTTGGTCTGGCTAAACAGCGCGGCGATCTCGTCGTAGGCGGGATATTCCTCGGCTGTGATCTCCAGGGGTGACATCCCCAGCTTGCGCAGGATCACGATGCGCAGGAATTCCATCATGTTATTGATCAGTTCCTGCAGGTCGGTGCCCTGTTCGAAGATCTGCTGCAATTCCGCCAGCAGAGCTGGATTGTCGCCAGAGTGGATCAGCTTCATCAGGTTGCAGTAGATCTGGGTGGGAATCAGCCCGAAGATCTCGCGCACCTTGGCGACCGTGACCTTGTCCTGGCAATAGGAGATGACCTGGTCCAGCAGGGAAAGGGCGTCACGCAAACTGCCGTCCGCCTTCCGCGCGATGATGTGCAGGGATTCGTTGTCGACCTCGATCTTCTCCTCCCGCATCAGCTCTTTCAGCCTCCTGACGATCGAATCGATGGGGATGCGCTTGAAATCGTAGCGCTGGCAGCGGGAGATGATGGTGGGCAGCACCTTGAAGGGCTCGGTGGTGGCAAAGATGAAGAGAACGTTGTCCGGCGGCTCTTCCAGGGTCTTGAGCAAGGCGTTGAACGCGCTCTTGGAGAGCATGTGCACTTCGTCGATGATGTAGATCTTATATTTGGAGTTGGTGGGCGCGTAGAGCAGTTCCCTTTGCAGCTCGCGGATGTCGTCGACGCCAGTATTCGAGGCCCCGTCGATCTCGATCACCGCGGATGAGGTGCCCGCGGCAATCTCCAGGCAGTTGCTGCACTTGTTGCAGGGCGTGATGGTCGGCCCTTCCACGCAGTTCAGGTTTTTGGCCATGATCCGGGCCATGGAGGTCTTCCCCACTCCGCGCGGCCCGGTGAACAGATAGGCATGGGCGATGCGGTTGCTGGTGATCGCGCTTTGCAGGATCTCCGTGATATGTTCCTGCGCGTAGACCTCGGAAAAGGTCTGCGGCCGGTATTTTCTGGCAAGTACTATGTAGCTCATCAAGTCTCCCTGGCCATTGTTTTTGGAGCCCGCATTTTGCGCAAGCATTTTCTGCTGGACAAATATCCGCGCCGCCAAAAATGGATTCCGTAAGGAATTCGCATCCCAACAGGATCCCCTGCTGAAAACATGCCAATCCAGAATACAACATATTGCCCAAGTGGAGGTTCAAGATGAAATTGGAAGGAAAGGTCGTGATCGCCCAGGGTGGCGGACCGACCGCCGTGATCAACCAATCCCTGGTCGGAGTGACTTTGGAAGCCCGCAAATTCCCGCAGGTCACGAGGGTGTACGGAGCTCTCTATGGAGTGCAGGGAATCGTGAATGAAAACTTCATCGACCTGACCCAGGAAACCACCCACAACCTCGAACAGGTGGCGGACACGCCCTCTTCCGCGCTGCTTTCCACGCGGGACAAGCCGGACGAGCATTACTGCCGCGAGATCTTCAAGGTCCTCAAAGCCCACGACGCCCGCTATTTCTTCTATATCGGAGGCAACGATTCCGCCGACACGGTGCGCATCGTGAACGAGCAGGCGGACCAGGCCGATTATGAATTCCGCGCCATCCACATCCCCAAGACCATCGACAATGACCTCGTCCTCAACGACCACACCCCCGGATACGGCTCCGCCGCGAGATTCGTGGCCTCGGCCTTCACCGGCGTCAACCTGGACAACCGCGCCCTGCCCGGGGTCTATATCGGAGTCGTGATGGGCCGCCATGCCGGGTTCCTCACCGCCGCTTCCGCTTTGGCGCAGAAGTATCCCGATGACGGGCCGCACCTGATCTACATGCCGGAACGCCCTTTCAGCCGGGAAAAATTCCTCAGGGACGTCAAACGCGTTTACGACGAACTGGGAAGATGCGTGATCGCCGTTTCCGAAGGCATCGTCAACGACCAGGGCGTGCCGATGATGACCATCCTCACCAACAACACCGAAACCGACGCCCACGGCAACGTCCAGCTTTCCGGAACGGGCATGCTCGGCGACCTGCTTTCCGACCTCGTGCGGAGCAAACTGGGCATCAAAAGGGTGCGTTCGGACACCTTTGGCTATCTCCAGCGCTCTTTCATCGGCTGCGTTTCGGACGTGGACCAGCGCGAAGCCCGCGAAGTCGGCGAACGCGCTGCGCATTACGCCATCTGGTACAACCTGGACGGCTCGATCTCCATCCAGCGCACCGGATTCTATTCCGTGAACTACCAGCTCGAAAAACTCTCGGAGGTGGCCCGCAAAACCCGCCACATGCCTGATGAATACATCAATTCAGCCGCCAACGGGGTCACGGACGACTTCAAGTATTACCTCCGCCCGCTCCTGGGCTCGGGATTCCATACCGCCCACCGTTTGCGCGCCCCCAATGTGGGAAAATTGCTGGATGGAAACGCTTGACATTTTAAGCGATATTTAAAACTTGGTTAAAAAAACAATACATACATGGAGGAAATCATGACCTTTCAGGATTTCATGAACAAGGTCGCGGCCAGAAATCCGGGCGAACCGGAATTTCTGCAAGCCGTGGAAGAAGTTATCGAAACCGTTTGGGACGTCTATATCGACACGCCCCGCTTTGTGAAGGCAAACATTTTGGAACGCCTGGTCGAGCCCGAGCGCGTGATCATGTTTCGCGTGCCCTGGATGGACGACAAGGGTGAGATCCACGTCCAGCGCGGATACCGGGTGCAGTTCAACAGCGCCATCGGCCCTTACAAGGGCGGCTTGCGCTTCCACCCCAGCGTCACCCTCTCCATCCTCAAGTTCCTCGGCTTTGAGCAGATCTTCAAGAACAGCCTCACCACCCTGCCCATGGGCGGCGGCAAGGGCGGTTCGGATTTCGACGCCAAAGGCAAGTCCGACGCCGAGATCATGCGTTTCTGCCAATCTTTCATGGCCGAACTTTTCCGCCATATCGGCCCGGACACCGACGTTCCCGCCGGAGATATCGGCGTGGGCGGCCGCGAGATCGGCTTCCTGTATGGCTATTATAGAAAGCTGGTGAACGAATTCACCGGCGTGCTCACCGGCAAGGGCAGGGCCTGGGGCGGAAGCCTCATCCGCCCTGAAGCCACCGGATTCGGCGTCGTCTATTTCGCCGAGGAGATGCTCAAGACCCAGGGCAAGTCCTTCGACGGCCTCAAAGTGGCCCTCTCCGGATTTGGCAACGTGGCCTGGGGCGCCGCGCAAAAGATCAACGAACTGGGCGGAAAGGTCGTCACCCTCTCCGGACCGGACGGATACATCATCGATGAGGAAGGCGTCTCCGGCGAAAAGATCGACTATCTGCTCGAGCTCCGCGCCTCCAACAACGACCGCGTCATCGACTACGCGGATGTCTTCCCCAATGCCAAATTCATCGAAGGTAGGCGCCCCTGGGAAGTGCCGGTCGACGTCGCCATCCCCTGCGCCACCCAGAACGAGCTGGACGCCAACGACGCCAAAGCGCTGGTCAAGAATGGCTGTTTCTGCCTTACCGAAGCTGCCAACATGCCCTGCACTCCCGATGCCGTGGAAGTCTTCATGAACGCCAGGATCCTCTTCGCGCCGGGCAAAGCCGCCAACGCCGGCGGTGTGGCCACCAGCGGTCTGGAAATGACCCAAAACTCCATGCGCCTGGGCTGGAACCGTGACGAGGTCGACGAACGCCTGCACGGGATCATGAAAAACATCCACGAAGCCTGCCGTGCCAATGGCCAGCAAGCCGACGGATTCGTGAACTACGTCAAGGGCGCCAACATCGCCGGTTTCCTCAAGGTCGCCAACGCCATGTGCGACCAGGGGCTGATCTAAACCAAAACATCACCCAGATAAACCGCCCGGCTCACCCGAGCCGGGTTTTTTCTTTGCCCGATGGCGCCTTTCCCCCACGCTAAAATGTTAAAACGCCAAAACGTCAAAACGCTTCTTCCGATCATCTTCCCAGCCTGAAAATATAATTGCCAAAAAACGGAAAAATAACTTGCCTTTTTGGGAAAACGCATTATATTATCCCGCATGTAAATAACAAGGGCTGAATTGGGGTCGGTTCATAAAATCCCCAACAGCCATGGCAAAGGAGGTAAACAATGCCAAAACTGCTTACAATTGCGCTCCGAGGACAGTTTTCCATTCCGGGGCCCGCAAGAAACGCAACCCGCCGCTATCCGCGGCATAAACCAGCACAAAGAGGTGCCGATGACAGAACAAAAAGATGACCCGCAGCCTGCAAGCAGCGCTGCAAACGAAACCATTCCCGAACAACAAACGGTCCCCAACGCGTTCAGTACCGAACTGCTGGAGATCTCGCCCGAACAAAGGGCGGATTTCTTCAACCGTCTGGCCTTGAATCCCGCGGCACACACCACAGCCGACGTTTTGAGCTCGCTCGGATTCAGAAACGACGAGGGAAAGCTCAGCTTCATCAGGGACCACATCGTCTGGCCCGTTTCCGAACAAGACATCCTGCACACTTTGAAGGAGATCTTCGCGGAGAGGTCGGAAACTGAATCAGCGCCATTCTTTCGAAAACTCGGAACTGTAACCAATTCCCGCGCCTTGAGGCTGATCGCCAAGACCGATCCCGAAACGGACGGAAAGCCGTTCTGGCACACGGAGTGGAGCTTCCTGTTCCCCTTCCAGAACGGTTTGCTTAAGGTCGAGAGCAACAGGCTGGAGCTTGTCCCCTACGCTGAAGCGAAGGTTTTGGTCCCCGCGGAGGCAATCAAACCGCACTCGCTCGACCTCACTGATGAAACCGTGAAAAAAGCTTACTGGCAGGAATCGGACTTCTACAAGCTGACCCTGAATCAAGCCACCGACCCCAAAACCAATCAACTCGATGGCAACCTTCACGAAGCGATCATGATGGCTTTGGCCAAAACCTGCCACCTGCATTTCAACCCCGTCGATCCCTGCGCGGTGATCATCTCGGAGCAGACCGAGCCCGGCCAACGCAATGCCGGCGGCACCGGCAAGGGCATTTTGATGCAGGCAGTAACGCACATGGGGAGCAAGGTTTCCCGTATCGACGGAAAGAACTTCGACATCAAGTATCCCCATGCCTTGCAAGGGATTACGGCTGAGACAAGGGTCGTTTGGGTGGACGAAGTCGACGAGACCGAGGAAGTGCTCAACGCTTTCTACAACGGCCTCACCGACGGCTTTATGATCAATCCCAAGAATTGCAAGCCCCTCGTGATACCGCCGGAAAGGGCGCCCAGAGTGGTTTTCACCACCAACTCGCCAGGAACCGGGACCAACGACTCCGACCTCCGCCGCAGGTTCGACGTCCCCCTCTTCCGCTGGTACAACTCCAACCACCAGCCCACCGACGATTTCGGAAAAGTGCTCTTTGGACCAGAGTGGACCGACGAGGATTGGAACAGGTTCTACCTCGTCATGGCCATCGCCTGCTTCCGCTTTTTGGAGCAAGGCTGCGCGACGGGTAGAATGCCCCGCTGCAAAAAGGCCAAACTCCTGCTCGAACAAGCCGCTCTGAACGAGATAGATGGCGACCTCCGGGAGCATTTTGAGGAACTTTACGGCGACAGCATGGAACAGGGAACTGCCTTCAACGTGGTTTCCAAAAAGGATCTGGAGCAGTTCAAACACAATTATCCCGGCAGCTCGGCCAATGTCAGCAACTCAACGGCCTATAACAATTTTCTGGAAGGATGGCTGCGCCTCAAGGGCTGGAATCTCGAGCGGAATCAGACCCGCGTCCGTGTCGATGGCAAACAGGTGCGGGCGGTGAAAGCCATTCCCCAAAGAGTTGAGATCAAGCCTGCTGCAAGGCAAACGCCACCCGCAGATACAGCAGGGGAAGCTTGCTCCAAGGCCTCCTGAAACCTTTGTGACGCTGTGACGCTGAATTCCTTTTTTGGCAAAGCACTTTGAACTGAGGAAAAACAATGGGGAAACCTCCGTCACATTGTCACGGACAGCCCTGAAAGGCAGGCTGGACATTAGCTTGAACAAAGACAAAGGTCTGCTTTGAGCTGTCCCGAACAAGGCAAAGTCCTGCCTTGATCGGATTCAGGCAAGGCAAAGCGATGCGCGGGCGGGGCCGATCTGGTTCCGCCTGCGCTTTTTGGCAAAGAACTTCCTCCTCATCAACCCCAACAACCTTGGCTGGGCAAGCCCCCCAGGCTCTCCTATTGACGTTTGCTTTCTCTCCTATTGGCGCTTGATCTGCCTGTGCCATGTTCCCGTAATGCCGCCCCAAAGCGCTTGGGCAAGTATTGGGTTAGAGTCAAAGGCCGGCAGCAAGTGGTTCAAAGAGGGTAAAGCCAAGAAATATGCTTGACAGAAATTTCCACTGAATTTTAATGCTATTATTCCACGATTTCATAAATGTACGATACATGGAGGTTAACATGATGGTAAAGATGAAGCCCCTGCTTGTCTTTCTGCTGCTTCTGGTTATGACCGGACTGTTCTCGGATGATACTCAAGACGCCGACCTGAAAGCTATTA
The DNA window shown above is from Candidatus Syntrophosphaera sp. and carries:
- the dnaX gene encoding DNA polymerase III subunit gamma/tau — protein: MSYIVLARKYRPQTFSEVYAQEHITEILQSAITSNRIAHAYLFTGPRGVGKTSMARIMAKNLNCVEGPTITPCNKCSNCLEIAAGTSSAVIEIDGASNTGVDDIRELQRELLYAPTNSKYKIYIIDEVHMLSKSAFNALLKTLEEPPDNVLFIFATTEPFKVLPTIISRCQRYDFKRIPIDSIVRRLKELMREEKIEVDNESLHIIARKADGSLRDALSLLDQVISYCQDKVTVAKVREIFGLIPTQIYCNLMKLIHSGDNPALLAELQQIFEQGTDLQELINNMMEFLRIVILRKLGMSPLEITAEEYPAYDEIAALFSQTNLLYVMSLLMQTRTEIKSSGNPYLIFEMMMIKLCRLDEMEDISQILSKLSSQPVARSASPVQKPAPQPIPQSVPQKKAEQTHAPEPETHAKLEFNQENLLKVRDRLIARIRPGSNITGMALADSEFEALNGNKLRLKVKTTTYHNTLSGKKEEIQQVLSEFFSHPVRLELELLETQPPTKVEIRRKTLEDLKSQDENLARFIEVTDSKLIN
- a CDS encoding 6-phosphofructokinase, encoding MKLEGKVVIAQGGGPTAVINQSLVGVTLEARKFPQVTRVYGALYGVQGIVNENFIDLTQETTHNLEQVADTPSSALLSTRDKPDEHYCREIFKVLKAHDARYFFYIGGNDSADTVRIVNEQADQADYEFRAIHIPKTIDNDLVLNDHTPGYGSAARFVASAFTGVNLDNRALPGVYIGVVMGRHAGFLTAASALAQKYPDDGPHLIYMPERPFSREKFLRDVKRVYDELGRCVIAVSEGIVNDQGVPMMTILTNNTETDAHGNVQLSGTGMLGDLLSDLVRSKLGIKRVRSDTFGYLQRSFIGCVSDVDQREAREVGERAAHYAIWYNLDGSISIQRTGFYSVNYQLEKLSEVARKTRHMPDEYINSAANGVTDDFKYYLRPLLGSGFHTAHRLRAPNVGKLLDGNA
- the gdhA gene encoding NADP-specific glutamate dehydrogenase, coding for MEEIMTFQDFMNKVAARNPGEPEFLQAVEEVIETVWDVYIDTPRFVKANILERLVEPERVIMFRVPWMDDKGEIHVQRGYRVQFNSAIGPYKGGLRFHPSVTLSILKFLGFEQIFKNSLTTLPMGGGKGGSDFDAKGKSDAEIMRFCQSFMAELFRHIGPDTDVPAGDIGVGGREIGFLYGYYRKLVNEFTGVLTGKGRAWGGSLIRPEATGFGVVYFAEEMLKTQGKSFDGLKVALSGFGNVAWGAAQKINELGGKVVTLSGPDGYIIDEEGVSGEKIDYLLELRASNNDRVIDYADVFPNAKFIEGRRPWEVPVDVAIPCATQNELDANDAKALVKNGCFCLTEAANMPCTPDAVEVFMNARILFAPGKAANAGGVATSGLEMTQNSMRLGWNRDEVDERLHGIMKNIHEACRANGQQADGFVNYVKGANIAGFLKVANAMCDQGLI
- a CDS encoding ATP-binding protein, translating into MTEQKDDPQPASSAANETIPEQQTVPNAFSTELLEISPEQRADFFNRLALNPAAHTTADVLSSLGFRNDEGKLSFIRDHIVWPVSEQDILHTLKEIFAERSETESAPFFRKLGTVTNSRALRLIAKTDPETDGKPFWHTEWSFLFPFQNGLLKVESNRLELVPYAEAKVLVPAEAIKPHSLDLTDETVKKAYWQESDFYKLTLNQATDPKTNQLDGNLHEAIMMALAKTCHLHFNPVDPCAVIISEQTEPGQRNAGGTGKGILMQAVTHMGSKVSRIDGKNFDIKYPHALQGITAETRVVWVDEVDETEEVLNAFYNGLTDGFMINPKNCKPLVIPPERAPRVVFTTNSPGTGTNDSDLRRRFDVPLFRWYNSNHQPTDDFGKVLFGPEWTDEDWNRFYLVMAIACFRFLEQGCATGRMPRCKKAKLLLEQAALNEIDGDLREHFEELYGDSMEQGTAFNVVSKKDLEQFKHNYPGSSANVSNSTAYNNFLEGWLRLKGWNLERNQTRVRVDGKQVRAVKAIPQRVEIKPAARQTPPADTAGEACSKAS